The Maylandia zebra isolate NMK-2024a linkage group LG7, Mzebra_GT3a, whole genome shotgun sequence genome contains a region encoding:
- the LOC143419493 gene encoding uncharacterized protein LOC143419493 produces the protein MRRKKSSRSIFRDPYDVIERQRREGRPRLIQLESLTRRSRTLTELFQGTLQTRLLASARDDVNAKLESITGQLQLLVSEWEGFEAQREELVIWLADMDVCLSEVDQLTGNTSEKLKQLQVWACFDMTYTGSAELLGKLYF, from the exons atgaggaggaagaaaagcagcaggagcatctttagggatccctatgatgtcattgag aggcagcggcgagaggggagacctcggctcatccagctggagagcctgaccaggaggagtcgaacattaactgagctcttccagggcaccctgcagactcGGCTGCTGGCATCGGCGAGGGATGACGTGAACGCcaaactggagtccatcacaggtcaactgcag ctccttgtctcagagtgggagggatttgaagcacaaagggaggaacttgtcatttggttggctgatatggatgtctgcctgagtgaggttgaccagctgacaggaaacaccagtgaaaaactgaaacaactgcaggtgtgggcttgttttgatatgacatatacagggagtgcagaattattaggcaagttgtatttttga